From a single Brassica rapa cultivar Chiifu-401-42 chromosome A01, CAAS_Brap_v3.01, whole genome shotgun sequence genomic region:
- the LOC103859088 gene encoding uncharacterized protein LOC103859088, with amino-acid sequence MQRPPKSLSLSHIVTLTHAPMEEISSSSSSEPPPLFSCFIALCTLILIYSPDDSLRIFLSPVLLISGALLFSLERLGSTREPLTRPGKSKEREVKTEEESDVLFDVYSLSEAKQDSDTRHEFVEWDLRAPLEVIHEAYDEDEDEEEDPTRFRELERYPSLSLCYPESDSGSDSDSSSEFTFPEMSSWMSPEKMGYRWEEDDGAAGLIEIKLDVDEYKKKKMSKQNQTEMDFHAEEEGLIEIDLSP; translated from the coding sequence ATGCAACGACCAccaaagtctctctctctctcccacaTCGTCACGCTCACTCACGCTCCTATGGAAgaaatctcctcctcctcctcatcagAACCTCCTCCTCTCTTCTCCTGTTTCATCGCTCTATGCACTCTGATTCTCATCTACTCTCCTGATGACTCCCTTCGAATCTTCCTCTCCCCTGTTCTTCTCATCTCCGGAgcccttctcttctctctcgaaCGCCTCGGATCCACCCGAGAACCGCTTACCCGACCCGGGAAAAGCAAAGAACGAGAAGTTAAGACCGAAGAAGAATCTGatgttttgtttgatgtttattCCTTGTCCGAAGCCAAACAAGATTCCGACACAAGACACGAGTTTGTGGAGTGGGATTTGAGAGCGCCATTGGAGGTGATTCACGAAGCCTATGACGAagacgaagacgaagaagagGATCCGACCCGGTTTAGGGAACTCGAGAGGTACCCGTCGTTGTCGCTCTGTTACCCGGAATCAGATTCTGGATCGGATTCGGATTCTTCTTCGGAGTTTACTTTTCCGGAGATGAGTAGCTGGATGTCGCCGGAGAAAATGGGATACAGGTGGGAGGAGGACGATGGAGCAGCCGGTTTGATAGAGATTAAACTCGACGTTGATgagtataagaagaagaagatgagtaaACAGAATCAAACAGAGATGGATTTTCATGCAGAGGAGGAAGGTTTGATCGAGATCGATCTTTCTCCATGA